The DNA segment CCCAGAAGGAGGCAGCCAAACGCCTGGGAATCACCCAGCCACGTCTCAACGATGTGCTCAATGGCAAGATCGACAAATTCTCGTTGGACGCACTGGTCAATCTGTCAGCAGCTGCGCAATTGGAGGTAGATATCTGCTTCCCGCTGGGTCAACCACTACAATGGGTCTGACCCGATAAAACAGTCAGCCATGGATGAGGCATCGCACGCCATCCATGGCTGAACGCCGCCTCAATCCTCCCGCGTCAAAACCTCCAGCAACTCGATCTCGAACACCAGATCTGAATGCGGCGGAATCTTGCCCATCGTCCGCTCGCCGTAGCCCAGACGCGCCGGCACCAGCAATTTGCGTTTGCCACCGACCTGCATGCCCATCAGGCCCTGATCCCAGCCTTTGATCACCCGCCCCGTGCCCATCACGCACTGAAAAGGTTTGCCGCGGCTCCAGGAGGAATCGAACTCGGTGCCGTCTGGCAGCCAGCCGGTGTACTGGGTGGTGATCAGCGCGCCTTTGACGGCGGCTTTGCCATCGCCCGGTTGCAGGTCGATGATTTGCAGTTCTTCTGACATGTGGTTGACTCGTTAAGAATGGCCCTGATGGCGCGGACGGTTTTTTCGCAGAATTGCGCGTCGATGGCAATCGATGGAACCGAAATTCGCGCCGCGGCTCACATGGATATCGACATCGTATGACGACAAGGATGCTTTGATGACCGACTCTCGTTTGCTGCGCAGTTTTATCCCGCCTTACATCCTCAACCGAATCATTGCCCATGGTTCGGAGCCGCAACGCAACGCGGCGATGCAGACGCTCAACCATGTACGCAGCCTGTTGCCCAACCCCGGCCGACCTTCGCAACCGCCGGCGCGGGCGGTGTTGCCGCAGGCGACCAAACCGGGCCTGGCCCGGCGCAGCGTGCACGATGCGCAAAACAAGATGCTCCTGCCGGGCATGCCGGTACGCCTCGAAGGCCAGCCGCCGTCGGGAGATCCGGCGGTCGACGAAGCTTACGACGCGCTGGGCGCCAGCTATGATTTCTTCTGGAAAGTGCTCGGGCGCGATTCGATCGACAATCAGGGTTTTGCGCTGATCGGCAGCGTGCATTACGGCCAGGGTTACGAAAACGCGTTCTGGAACGGCGCGCAAATGGTCTTCGGTGACGGCGACGGCGAAATCTTCCAGCGCTTCACCCGCTCCCTCGACGTGATCGCCCACGAACTGGCGCACGGCGTCACCGAGAGTGAGGCTGGTTTGATTTACGCCAATCAATCAGGCGCACTTAACGAATCGCTGTCGGACGTGTTTGGCGTGCTCACCAAGCAATACATCCTCGGCCACACGGTCGAACAGGCCGACTGGTTGATCGGCGCCGACCTGCTGATGCCGAAAATCCAGGGCAAGGGCTTGCGCTCGATGTCGCACCCCGGCACCGCGTACGACGACCCCTTGCTGGGCAAGGACCCGCAACCGGAACACATGCGCAAATTCGTCATCACCAGCGAAGACAATGGCGGCGTGCACATCAACTCCGGCATCCCCAACCGCGCGTTCTATCTGGCGGCTCGGGCACTGGGCGGCTTCGCCTGGGAAAAGGCCGGACGGATCTGGTACGACACGCTGTGCGATGATCGCTTGAGCCAGGACGCCACATTCGACGCGTTCGCAAAACTGACCATCGACCACGCCGGCCAGCGCTTCGGCGCCAAGGAAGTTGAAGCGGTGCAGCAGGCCTGGGCACAGGTCGGTGTCGAATAAACTGAGGAGGCTGTATGAAAACGCTACCCGATTTAGGTGACGATTCCGTTTTGCGTGTCTCTCGCCAGGGTGGCGTCGCCGCGATTCACAGCCTGAGCCGCCCGCGCGAAATCGAATTCGCGCAATGCGACACCAACCAACGCTCGCGGATCTGCTCGGTGCTCGAAGGCTGCCTGCCACTGGACAGCAGCGACTCCGGACGCGGGGATCAGCGTTTCTATCAGATTGAAGTGCGTTACAAGTCGGGGGAAATGTTGCTGAAAGTGCCCGAGGACCGGGCACCGGGGGAACTGGTGCATCTGTGGGACAAGGGAGAGCTTCTGTAAACGCTCTCCCGGCATTCAGTGTTTAACGCTCGACCGGCTGCATCTCGACAATCGTGCCGTTGGTGATCATCACCATCACGTATTTATCGTTGATCTGCACCCACTGCGCCTGTTCGATCGGCGCCTTCAGACCTTTGGCCTTCCAGTTCTGCAACGCCTTGTCCTTGCGCTGATACATCTCCGGCGCGCGGTCGTTGACCTTCAACTGACGATCGCTGGTCGGCGATTGAACGGAAGGATCACTTGAGGTTTGCGCCGCTTGAACAAGGGGGCTGATCCCGGCAATGCCGGCAACCAGCGCCAGACTGGCGATAAGGGTCTTGCTGTTCATCGGTGAACCTCCTGAATTGGGTAGTACCTGAACTCCGACTGCGTGGGGCGGGAATCATTCCTTTTTTTGCCGGGGAGGCGTTACAGGAGGGGAAGCGTACATCTGCCAGATGTTTGGTTGGCTGCAAGGCCGTCATCGCTTGCAGGCAAGCTCCCACATGGATCAGGTGCAACCACAAATCCGAGTGTCAGCTCACCTGCTGGTGCTCTTGATCCACTGCCGACGGCTCAAGATCAAAAGCAAAATCAAGAGCCCCTCACCCTAGCCCTCTCCCGGAGGGAGAGGGGACTGACCGAGGCGGATGCGAGAATTACGCCGACATGAAATACCGAGTCGAATGCGAATATCAAAACCAACCAATATCGGCTCCCTCTCCCTCGGGAGAGGGCTGGGGTGAGGGGCGAATCCACCGAAAACCTCAAGCCATGCAGCGCTTCTAACCACTCAACAATGAGCGTTAGCTCGAGTGCCTTTGATCTTGATCTTGCGTCACCGGCGACATCGGAAGGCTGAGCGCAGGGATTGATCCGGGCGTGGGAGCGCAGCGACCGTCTGGCGCAGCCAGACACAGCGGAAGTAGGTGCAGCGAAGCAAACCGTAGCCGCTGCGCCCGGATTGATCCCGGAGCGAAGGGACCCGAGCCTGCGAGGGCCGTACGTAGGAGCAAAGCCTTTTGGTTCCTTTTTGCTGGGCCGGCACTCCGGCGTCTGAAAAAGGGACTCGCCGTAAGGGCGAAACCATAAGAAGCCGTTACCGCAGCAACGGATATGCACTCGATTGATCCGCCCCGAACATCAATCCATGCCAACAATGCAATTAACAGATTGTTACATCTGCGCCACCATCCACCTCAATAAAAACCGTGCGCCGCCCTCCCGTAGCGCACGTCATAAAAGCGGTGGAGTCCTTTACTATGACAGCCTCAATCCCACACGGCGGCTCACGCGCCGGTGCCATTTTCCGAGTCACCTCGGGCAACTTCCTCGAACAGTTCGATTTCTTCCTGTTCGGCTTCTACGCCACACAGATCGCCGCGGTATTCTTCCCGGCAAGCAGTGAATTCGCCTCCCTGATGATGACCTTCGCCGTGTTCGGCGCAGGCTTCCTCATGCGCCCGCTCGGTGCCATCGTGCTCGGTGCCTACATCGACGACGTCGGCCGCCGCAAAGGCCTGATCGTCACCCTGTCAATCATGGCCAGCGGCACGATATTGATCGTGCTGGTGCCCGGATACGAAACCATCGGCCTGTTCGCCCCGGCGCTGGTATTGATCGGCCGGCTGCTGCAAGGCTTCTCGGCCGGTGCCGAACTGGGCGGTGTGTCGGTTTACCTGTCGGAAATCGCCACGCCCGGTCGCAAGGGTTTCTTCACCGCATGGCAATCGGCAAGTCAGCAAGTGGCGATCATCGTCGCTGCCGCACTCGGCTATGGCCTGAACCAGTGGATGGAGCCGCAGGCGATCGCCGATTGGGGCTGGCGCATTCCGTTTTTCGTCGGTTGCATGATCGTCCCGTTCATCTTTTTTCTGCGCCGCAACCTGGCAGAAACCGAAGAGTTCGCGGCGCGCAAACACCGTCCGAGCATGGGCGAAGTGTTCCGCACCCTCGGCCAGAACTGGGGCGTGGTGCTGGGCGGCATGTTGATGGTCGCGCTGACCACCACGGCGTTTTACCTGATCACCGTGTACGCGCCGACTTTCGGTAAAACCGTGCTGCACCTGAGCACTTCCGACGCGCTGCTGGTGACGCTGCTGGTCGGCGTTTCGAACTTCTTCTGGCTGCCGATTGGCGGCGCGCTGTCCGATCGCATCGGCCGTCGCCCGGTGCTGATCACGATGGCGTTGCTGGCGCTGGCCACGACCTATCCGGCGCTGTCGTTTCTGGTGCAGTCGCCAAGCTTCACCAACATGCTGCTGTCGCTGCTGTGGCTGTCGTTCATTTACGGCCTGTACAACGGCGCGATGATTCCGGCCCTCACCGAGATCATGCCGGTGGAAGTGCGCGTCGCCGGTTTCTCCTTGGCCTACAGCCTGGCCACGGCGATTTTCGGCGGGTTCACCCCGGCGATGTCGACCTTCCTGATCCAGTACACCGGCGACAAAGCCGCGCCGGGTTACTGGATGAGCATCGGTGCGCTGTGTGCGTTGTGCGCCACCCTTTATCTGTACCGCCGTGCCGGTGGTCGTCTGCAACCTGTCGCGGCCTGAGGAAAACCTGCCATGAAAAAAATCTTTACTGTCACCGCCCTGCTCGCCGGTCTGGCGTTCAACCTGAGCGCCCACGCCGCAGAACTGAGCGTGATGACGTCCGGTGGCTTCACCGCCGCCTACAAAATCCTCGGGCCGAAATTTGCTGCCGCCAGCGGCAACACGCTGACCACCAGCCTCGGCCCGTCGATGGGCAAGGCCCCGGAGGCGATCCCCAATCGTCTGGCGCGCGGCGAGCACGCCGACGTGGTGATCATGGTCGGCTACGCCCTCGACGAGTTGATCAAACAAGGCAAGATCGACCCGGCTTCGCGGGTCGAACTGGCGGACTCGCGGATCGGCATGGTGGTGCGCGAAGGCGCGGCAAAACCGGACATCAGCAGCGTCGACGGCTTGAAGAAAACCCTGCTTGATGCGCAGTCGGTGGCGTACTCCGACAGCGCCAGCGGCGTGTACATCGAGCAGCAGCTGTTCAAGAAACTTGGCATCGAAGACCAGTTGAAGCCGAAGTCCAAAATGATCGCCAGGATCCCGGTGGGCTCGGTGGTTGCCACCGGTGACTATCAATTGGGCTTCCAGCAGGTCAGCGAATTGCTGCCGGTGCCAGGCGTGAGCTTCGTCGCGAAGATCCCGGAATCGGTGCAGTCGGTAACCCGTTTCGCTGCCGGCATTCCGGTCAAGGCCGAGCATCCTGAAGAAGCCAAAGCCCTGCTCGCCTACCTCGCCGCGCCTGCCGCCCAGGCTGACGTGCAGGCCACCGGGATGGATTCGGTCAAGCGCTGATCGTTGGCGGCTGGACCTTCATTTCCACCACCAGCCGCTCCAGCTCCAGTGCCGCCGGGGTCAGCGTACGACCCCGGCGCTTGAGGATGCCGACGCTGCGCATCACTTGCGGATCGGTCAGCGGCACCCGTGTCAGGATCGGATGATCCGGCCCCGGCAGCGCCATCAATGGCACCGCCGCCACACCCAACCCCGCCTCGACCAGGCCGATCATCGTCGTCACGTGCCGTGTCTCGCAGATGCTCTGACGCTGCGGCACTACCCCACCCAACGCCTGATCCAGCAGAAAACGATTGCCAGAGGTCTTGTCCAGGCCGATGTAGTCCTGCTGATAGAACTCGTCCCACGTCACGCTGCTGCGCTGCGCCAACGGATGATCGCGGCGACAGGCGACAACGTAGCACTCCTGCACAAGCGGTTCGAAGTCGACTTTGGCATCCTGCGTGCCGAGAAAACTCAAACCGAAATCCGCCTCGCCATTGACCACTGCACTCAACACATCGTGCGCGCTGGAGTCGAGCACCTTGACCTTGATCCGCGGGAACTGCTGGTGATAGCGCGCGATGACCCGTGGCATGAAGTAGTACGCCGCCGACGGCACACAAGCGACGGTGACATGGCCGAGCCGCGTCGACGCCACTTCACTGATGCCCAGCAATGCCACGTCAAGATCATCGAGCAAGCGTTCGACACTGGGCATGAAACCGCGTCCGGCCTGGGTCAGGCTGACCTTGCGCGTGGTGCGCTCGAAGAGTTTGACGCCGAGCGCGTCTTCGAGCTTTTCGATGCGTCGGCTCAACGCCGGTTGCGACAGGCGCACGGTGTCGGCGGCCTTGCGAAAACTGCCCTGCTCGACCACCGCGCGAAAGGCTTGCAGGTCGTTGAGGTCGAAGTTGATGGCCATGGCGGTTCCGGAAATTGATGCGCAGGGGTTATAAATGTAACCATTTGATGCAAATTATTACAGTCACGATGCACATCCCCTGTAGGAGTGAGCCTGCTCGCGATAGCGGTGGGTCATTCGACATCATCGATGACTGATTCACCGCTATCGCGAGCAGGCTCACTCCTACAAGGGATCTTTGGTGGATGAAAAGTTGCTGCAACCCTTATCCTTGTCGCCCCCCGCCGTACCGTTGTCAGGAGTTGACCCATGCCCCATGAAGGCAATCTGTTGCAAGCCGCTGTCGTGTTTTTGTTCGCGGCGGTGCTCACCGTGCCTTTGGCCAAGCGTCTGCAACTGGGCGCGGTGCTCGGTTATCTGTTCGCCGGGGTGATCATCGGCCCATCGGTGCTCGGCCTGATCGGCAACCCGCAGAGCGTGGCGCATATTTCCGAACTGGGCGTGGTGTTGCTGCTGTTCATCATTGGCCTTGAGCTGTCGCCGCGACGCTTGTGGGTGATGCGCAAATCGGTATTTGGCGTCGGCCTGGCGCAGGTGTTGCTGACCGCGTCGGTAATTGGCGTGCTGGCGTTGTCGGTGTTTGGCCAACCGCTGAACAGCGCGATTGTGCTGGGTCTCGGCCTGGCACTCTCCTCTACCGCGTTCGGCCTGCAGAGCCTGGCCGAGCGCAAGGAACTGACCAGCCCCCACGGGCGGCTGGCGTTTGCGATTCTGTTGTTCCAGGACATCGCCGCAATCCCATTGATTGCCTTGGTGCCGATGCTCGCCGGCGTCGATCACCACACCAGTACCGCCGACGATATCCGTCACAGTCTGCAGGTGCTCGGCGGCATCGCGGTGGTAGTGATCGGTGGACGTTATCTGTTGCGGCCGGTGTTTCGCGTGGTGGCGAAAACCGGTCTGCCGGAAGTGTCGACGGCCACGGCGTTGCTGGTGGTGATCGGCACCGCGTGGTTGATGGATCTGGTCGGTGTGTCGATGGCATTGGGCGCGTTTCTCGCCGGCCTGCTGCTGGCGGATTCGGAGTATCGGCATGAGCTGGAAGCGCAGATCGAACCGTTCAAAGGCCTGCTGCTCGGATTGTTTTTCATCAGCGTCGGCATGGGCGCCAACCTGAGTCTGCTGCTCAGCGCGCCGGTTACGGTGCTGGGACTGACGCTGCTGTTGATCGGTCTGAAATTGCCGCTGCTGTTTGTGGTTGGACGGCTGGCTGGCGGCTTGAACAAGATCAGTGCGATTCGCCTCGGCATCGTTTTGGCGGCCGGCGGTGAGTTCGCTTTCGTGGTGTTCAAGATCGGTCGCGATCAGGGCCTGTTCGAGCCGCGTCTATACGATCTGCTGGTGCTGACCATCACCCTGTCGATGGCGGTGACGCCGTTGCTGCTGTTGCTTTGCGCGCGGCTGGTCAGCCCGAAAGTGCAGCCGGTGGAAGTGCCGGAGAAATTCCGCGAAATCGATACCGAAGCACCGCGCGTGGTGATCGCCGGCATGGGTCGGATGGGCCAGATCGTCGCGCGGATTCTGCGCGCGCAAAATATCAATTTCGTCGCGCTGGATACGTCGGTGGAAACCATCGAACTGTCGCGCAGTTTCGGCGGTGTGCCGGTGTTTTATGGCGACCCGATGCGCCCGGAAATCCTTCATGCAGCAAAGGTCGGCGAGGCGGAATATTTTGTGATTGCCACCGACGATCCGGACACCAACATCAAGACCGCCGAAGTGGTGCGCAAACTTTATCCGCACATGAAAATCATCGCCCGCGCACGCAACCGCCAGCACGTACATCGCTTGATCGATGTCGGCGCCGAAGCGATTCGGGAAACCTATTATTCGAGCCTGGAAATGAGCCGGCGCGCCTTGGTCGGGCTCGGTCTGACCCAAGCCCAGGCCGATGCACGAATCAAGCGCTTCAAGCACCACGACGAACAGGTGCTGGAGGCGCAGCACGCGGTCTACGACGACGAGGCCAAAGTCCTGCAAACCGCCCAGGAAGCCCGGGCGGAACTGGCCAAACTGTTCGAGTCCGATCAGTTGGAAGAGCAAGCGCGCAACCCCTGACTGCTTTGCACAGAACCAAATGTGGGAGCCAGCCTGCTGGCGATGCGTTGTTTCAGACAACACATCTGAAACAGACAAACCGCTATCGCGAGCAGGCTCGCTCCCACACTTATTCCGGGTTTGCCGGAAATCTCCCTGCACCCCAAGAACCTGTGGGAGCCAGCCTGCTGGCGATGACGGTGTTTCAGACAACACATCTGAAACAGACAGACCGCTATCGCGAGCAGGCTCGCTCCCACACTTATTCCGGGTTTGCCGGAAATCTCCCTGCACCCCAAGAACCTGTGGGAGCCAGCCTGCTGGCGATGGCGTTGTTTCAGACAACACATCTGAAACAGACAAACCGCTATCGCGAGCAGGCTCGCTCCTACACTGATTCCGGGTTTGCCGGAAATCTCCCTGCACCCCAAGAACCTGTGGGAGCCAGCCTGCTGGCGATGACGGTGTTTCAGACAACACATCTGAAACAGACAGACCGCTATCGCGAGCAGGCTCGCTCCACTGATTCCGGATTTGCCGGAAATCTCCCTGCCCCCCAAGAACCTGTGGGAGCCAGCCTGCTGGCGATGACGGTGTTTCAGACAACACATCTGAAACAGACAAACCGCTATCGCGAGCAGGCTCGCTCCTACACTGATTCCGGGTTTGCCGGAAATCTCCCTGCACCCCAAGAACCTGTGGGAGCCAGCCTGCTGGCGATGGCGTTGTTTCAGACAACACATCTGAAACAGACAGACCGCTATCGCGAGCAGGCTCGCTCCCACACTTATTCCGGGTTTGCCGGAAATCTCCCTGCACCCCAAGAACCTGTGGGAGCCAGCCTGCTGGCGATGACGGTGTTTCAGACAACACATCTGAAACAGACAAACCGCTATCGCGAGCAGGCTCGCTCCTACACTGATTCCGGGTTTGCCGGAAATCTCCCTGCACCCCAAGAACCTGTGGGAGCCAGCCTGCTGGCGATGCGTTGTTTCAGACAACACATCTGAAACAGACAGACCGCTATCGCGAGCAGGCTCGCTACTACACTGATTCCGGGTTTGCCGGAAATCTCCCTGCACCCCAAGAACCTGTGGGAGCCAGCCTGCTGGCGATGCGTTGTTTCAGACAACACATCTGAAACAGACAAACCGCTATCGCGAGCAGGCTCGCTCCAGGGAATCGGTGTCAGGCCAGTTCCAGCGCCGGCGCTTTTTCGACCGCTGTCACTGCAAACCGATCCGCCAGAAACGGGGCGATATCCAGCGGTAGCGGCTCGTCATTGACTAGTTTGTCGAGGAGTACGCCGGTTATTGCCGAAGTCAGGATGCCGGTGCGGAAATGCCCGCAAGCATTCAGGTAACCCTCCACGCCTCGCATCGGCCCGAGGATCGGCAGTTCGTCCGGCGAACCCGGACGCAGCCCGGCCCAGGTGCGCTTGAGGTTTACATCGGCCAGTTCCGGCAGGCAGCGCACCGCGCCCTGCACCAGCCCGGCGATTTCCGGGTAGGTGGTGGTGACGTCGAAGCCCTTGTCTTCGGTAGTGCTGCCGATGAGGATTTCGCCGTTGTCCTTTTGCGCCACGTAGCAGTCGCTGGTGGTAAGGCAGCCGTTGAGGATCTTCGGCATGCGTTCGGTCAGCAGTATTTGGCCTTTGACCGGTTTCACCGGGATGCGAATCCCGGTGGCCCATTCACTCAGATCCGCCGCCCAGGCACCCGCTGCGTTGATCAGCGTCTTGCAGTGAAACACACCCTCCTCGCTCGTTTGCACCCCGGTCACCCGCGTGCCGTGATGCAACACACCGGTGACATTGGTGTTGACGAAGATATCCACGCCGTTCTGCCGCGCGCCTTCCATGTAGGCATCGGCAAGGCGGAACGGGCTGACCTGATGGTCGCAGAGGAACTCCAGCGCCCCGCGTGCCTCATGGCTGACGCTCGGTTCGGCGGCGCGTAATGCAGCCTGATCGAGCCAGCGCACCTGATCGGCCAGATGCGGAATGCAACCGACGATGTGCTCGGCGTAGAGCCGGTCCTCGTCGTCATAAATGACGAATTTCAGCCCGGTCCTTTCGAACTTGAAATCCATCCCGTGATTATCTTTCAGCTCGCGGTGCAACGCCGGGTACAACGCGTTGGACTGCAAGGCAAAATCGAAGAACGATTCCGGCAGGATGTGCGGCGTGCTCGCATCCACCGCCACCGCCGCGCCCTGGGTTTCGCGCTTGCGATTGGCCGACATCATGCGAAAGAAAATCACCCCGCAACCGAGGCCAACCGACTCGCCGATCGCCCACAATCCGCCGGCCGACGCACGGGTGGCGTTACCGGGGCGCTTGGCGTCGATCAGCGCAATCTTCAGGTTTTTGCGTTTGGACAATTGATAGGCGCAGGACGCCCCGATCACGCCGCCACCGGCAATGACCACGTCGTAGAACTTACTCATGGGCAGCGGCCTCCGTGCCGACAGACTGAAATGCGGAAAAAGGAATTGGATCAATCGGGAAACGCGGACGCAGCCAGCCGACATCCTTGCGACCGGTGGCCTGGCGCAGACGATCGCTGCAGTAGCCGACGCACATACGCCCCTGGCAATCGCCCATGCTCACACGGGTGCGCATTTTCAGGCTGGCGATGTCTTGCACGCCCTGCTCGAGCGCCCGATCGATGTCGGCACGGGTGGCGTTCTCGCAACGGCAGATGACCGTGTCGGCGGCAGGCAACGTGGTCTGGCCGACGCCGCGCGCGGTGTAGCGATCCACCGCCGCACGAAAGCGCACGATGGCCTTGAGTTTGCCCAAGTAGCGGTCGCGGCGCACCCGCGCCAGTTCTTCTTCGAGCACGCCGCGTTGCAGCAGAATCGACGTCGCCGCAATCCTGCCAGCAAGCATCGCCGCTTCACCGCCACGAATGCCGCCCATGTCGCCGGCCAGGTGCACGTGCGGTTCGTTGCTTTGCTGCCAGATATTGGCATGCGCGCGCAGGTAACCGTCGTCACTGAAACCGTGATCGAGGCCCATCTGCTGGCTCAACTGGGTGCGCGGAATAAAGCCGTAACCGACCGCCAGGGTCTGCGCTTCGAAGCGCTCGACGCGGCTCAGGTCCGGTTCCCAGGTCGCCGAATACGGCGCAACGCTGACGCTTTTCAGTTCGCCCTCGCCGTGTGCCTCGACCACGCCCCAGCCGTATTGCATGGGGATGCCGTGCAGTTTCAGGTAGGCGAGCATGCTCAAGCCATCGAGAAACAGCTGCGGTTTGTTCAGCAGCGCCAGACTTTCCCGGGCGATCTTGCCGAATGCGCAGGCCTCATACACGCCCGCGACGCGCACGCCAGACGCGTGCAGTTGCGTCGCCACCAGCGGCAACAGCGGCCCGGTGCCGGCAATGATGACCGGCCCCTGCGGCTTGACCACGCCACTTTTGATCTGCAACTGCAGGCCGCCCAGCATGATCACTCCCGGCAACGTCCAGCCGGGAAACGGCACGCTGCGCTCGTGACAACCGGCCGATAACAGCAACTGTGGGTATTCGATCTCGTGCAGTTGCTCGTCGCCATCGAGCACTACTAACGCGCGAGTGCCTTCGGCGCCGACCACGCGATGGTTTAGACGCACGTCGATCAGTCCGGCCTGTTCCTGAAACTCGCCGTGCAGCTTACCCAGCGCCTCAGCGTAACGTGGGCCCAGATAGTCCAGTTGCACGCCGTCACGCAGCGGCCCGCGATACACCACGCCGCCGAGGCGCGACGCTTCTTCGAGCAAGGTGCAGCGCACGCCGTGACGGGCCAGTTCGATGGCGGCGGCCATCCCGGCGGGGCCACCGCCGACAATCACCGGTTGCAGGCTCATACGACCTCCTGCGCGGTGATGCGATTGACCTGGGTTTGAATCTGCATGCCGTCGCGCACCACGGTCTGGCAGGCGCGGCGTTTATGCCGACCGTTGATCCGCACCAGACAGCATTGGCACACGCCCATGCCGCAATACGCGCCGCTGATCTGGTTGTGATCGTTGCGGGCGATCTGGCGCAGGCCGAGGGATTGAATAACGCTGAGGACGGTTTCGCCGATGGCAGCGGTGACAGGCTGGCCGTTGATGTGCACAGTCATGTCCGCCTGCACCAAAGGCTGGATATCGAAGGATCTTTCTAGGCAGTTCATTGCAGTGTTCGTCCGTGAAAAATTCAGAAGAGTGTTGCGCCAGCTCCTTGCTGCACTACACCGTGCCGTCCCGTTTTTAATACGTTCAGGGGGACGTGCGGTACTCCGTCAGCGCAACAAAGTGCGCGCGGAAACAATGTAATCGATACCGCGGCAAAAAGATTGGATCCATTCAAGGTAAGGGGTATCGCGAAGGGAAACATTGATCCAGAGCAGGCCAGGCAGCAGAAAATAAAAAAGCCGCTTTCATCCGAAGATGAAAGCGGCCGAGGCATCCTGCCTCAGAGGGATCAGTGCACGAACAGGGCGATCAGAATAATGATCGGAATAGGCACGCCGAGAAAAAACAGCAGTAATGAGCGCATGGTTTTGCTCCTTGTTTAACGGACGGGAGTGGTCGTGGTGTAGGTGTCGACTTCGACGTATTCCACTGCGTCGCGACGACGACCGCCGAACGTGGCGGCGAGGCTGGCGAAGAACGCACCGGCCAGCAGCGCGACGAACATCCACAGCGAGGTGTAGGCAGCGACTTTGGCGGCGGTGTCGGCGGCTTGCTGAGCTTTCAGTTTGGCGTCGGCGATGGCTTTCTGCGTGTTGGCGTAGATCTCGTCGACACGACGTTCAGCATCGGCCTGGCTCAGGTTGGTTCGCTGGGCGACCAGTTGTGCGAGGTAGGTGCGGTCTTCCGGGCTGAG comes from the Pseudomonas granadensis genome and includes:
- a CDS encoding helix-turn-helix domain-containing protein, coding for MTDHQNNSQRYSSVWDALEDTPQDAANMRLRAKLMRTLCETIRAWELPQKEAAKRLGITQPRLNDVLNGKIDKFSLDALVNLSAAAQLEVDICFPLGQPLQWV
- a CDS encoding FKBP-type peptidyl-prolyl cis-trans isomerase — protein: MSEELQIIDLQPGDGKAAVKGALITTQYTGWLPDGTEFDSSWSRGKPFQCVMGTGRVIKGWDQGLMGMQVGGKRKLLVPARLGYGERTMGKIPPHSDLVFEIELLEVLTRED
- a CDS encoding M4 family metallopeptidase, which encodes MTDSRLLRSFIPPYILNRIIAHGSEPQRNAAMQTLNHVRSLLPNPGRPSQPPARAVLPQATKPGLARRSVHDAQNKMLLPGMPVRLEGQPPSGDPAVDEAYDALGASYDFFWKVLGRDSIDNQGFALIGSVHYGQGYENAFWNGAQMVFGDGDGEIFQRFTRSLDVIAHELAHGVTESEAGLIYANQSGALNESLSDVFGVLTKQYILGHTVEQADWLIGADLLMPKIQGKGLRSMSHPGTAYDDPLLGKDPQPEHMRKFVITSEDNGGVHINSGIPNRAFYLAARALGGFAWEKAGRIWYDTLCDDRLSQDATFDAFAKLTIDHAGQRFGAKEVEAVQQAWAQVGVE
- a CDS encoding protealysin inhibitor emfourin, giving the protein MKTLPDLGDDSVLRVSRQGGVAAIHSLSRPREIEFAQCDTNQRSRICSVLEGCLPLDSSDSGRGDQRFYQIEVRYKSGEMLLKVPEDRAPGELVHLWDKGELL
- a CDS encoding RcnB family protein translates to MNSKTLIASLALVAGIAGISPLVQAAQTSSDPSVQSPTSDRQLKVNDRAPEMYQRKDKALQNWKAKGLKAPIEQAQWVQINDKYVMVMITNGTIVEMQPVER
- the tcuC gene encoding MFS transporter encodes the protein MTASIPHGGSRAGAIFRVTSGNFLEQFDFFLFGFYATQIAAVFFPASSEFASLMMTFAVFGAGFLMRPLGAIVLGAYIDDVGRRKGLIVTLSIMASGTILIVLVPGYETIGLFAPALVLIGRLLQGFSAGAELGGVSVYLSEIATPGRKGFFTAWQSASQQVAIIVAAALGYGLNQWMEPQAIADWGWRIPFFVGCMIVPFIFFLRRNLAETEEFAARKHRPSMGEVFRTLGQNWGVVLGGMLMVALTTTAFYLITVYAPTFGKTVLHLSTSDALLVTLLVGVSNFFWLPIGGALSDRIGRRPVLITMALLALATTYPALSFLVQSPSFTNMLLSLLWLSFIYGLYNGAMIPALTEIMPVEVRVAGFSLAYSLATAIFGGFTPAMSTFLIQYTGDKAAPGYWMSIGALCALCATLYLYRRAGGRLQPVAA
- a CDS encoding substrate-binding domain-containing protein; protein product: MKKIFTVTALLAGLAFNLSAHAAELSVMTSGGFTAAYKILGPKFAAASGNTLTTSLGPSMGKAPEAIPNRLARGEHADVVIMVGYALDELIKQGKIDPASRVELADSRIGMVVREGAAKPDISSVDGLKKTLLDAQSVAYSDSASGVYIEQQLFKKLGIEDQLKPKSKMIARIPVGSVVATGDYQLGFQQVSELLPVPGVSFVAKIPESVQSVTRFAAGIPVKAEHPEEAKALLAYLAAPAAQADVQATGMDSVKR
- a CDS encoding LysR family transcriptional regulator, translated to MAINFDLNDLQAFRAVVEQGSFRKAADTVRLSQPALSRRIEKLEDALGVKLFERTTRKVSLTQAGRGFMPSVERLLDDLDVALLGISEVASTRLGHVTVACVPSAAYYFMPRVIARYHQQFPRIKVKVLDSSAHDVLSAVVNGEADFGLSFLGTQDAKVDFEPLVQECYVVACRRDHPLAQRSSVTWDEFYQQDYIGLDKTSGNRFLLDQALGGVVPQRQSICETRHVTTMIGLVEAGLGVAAVPLMALPGPDHPILTRVPLTDPQVMRSVGILKRRGRTLTPAALELERLVVEMKVQPPTISA
- a CDS encoding monovalent cation:proton antiporter-2 (CPA2) family protein; translated protein: MPHEGNLLQAAVVFLFAAVLTVPLAKRLQLGAVLGYLFAGVIIGPSVLGLIGNPQSVAHISELGVVLLLFIIGLELSPRRLWVMRKSVFGVGLAQVLLTASVIGVLALSVFGQPLNSAIVLGLGLALSSTAFGLQSLAERKELTSPHGRLAFAILLFQDIAAIPLIALVPMLAGVDHHTSTADDIRHSLQVLGGIAVVVIGGRYLLRPVFRVVAKTGLPEVSTATALLVVIGTAWLMDLVGVSMALGAFLAGLLLADSEYRHELEAQIEPFKGLLLGLFFISVGMGANLSLLLSAPVTVLGLTLLLIGLKLPLLFVVGRLAGGLNKISAIRLGIVLAAGGEFAFVVFKIGRDQGLFEPRLYDLLVLTITLSMAVTPLLLLLCARLVSPKVQPVEVPEKFREIDTEAPRVVIAGMGRMGQIVARILRAQNINFVALDTSVETIELSRSFGGVPVFYGDPMRPEILHAAKVGEAEYFVIATDDPDTNIKTAEVVRKLYPHMKIIARARNRQHVHRLIDVGAEAIRETYYSSLEMSRRALVGLGLTQAQADARIKRFKHHDEQVLEAQHAVYDDEAKVLQTAQEARAELAKLFESDQLEEQARNP